The following coding sequences are from one Sphingomonadaceae bacterium OTU29LAMAA1 window:
- a CDS encoding SGNH/GDSL hydrolase family protein produces MPKSHVILPLLLLAAAPAAAQEGAPPVSPAGRPAVAGTPPPTSAETARQIPPPSTQPVRTILFVGNSFTQGAHSGVRNWHPEYVTDLNGAGYGGVPSLFATLARQKGLNYAVSLETQGGKTLGFHYSQRRQLFDRAWDVVVLQELSTLNREQPGDPTNYVRDVGRLTELFRSRNPGVQVHLMSTWTRADETYLSKGHWYGKPVTAMAADLRAASETAKARTPGVTGVLPVGEAWSRAMTTGVADPNPYDGRAFGQMDLWTYDHYHASVHGYYLEALVVFGRITGIDPTSFGKDEAAADSIGISPEEAVQLQKVASDQLAREPV; encoded by the coding sequence ATGCCCAAGTCACATGTGATCCTCCCGCTCCTCCTGCTGGCCGCCGCTCCGGCTGCTGCGCAGGAGGGGGCGCCGCCCGTCTCTCCCGCCGGTCGGCCGGCGGTCGCGGGGACCCCGCCGCCGACCTCCGCAGAAACGGCGCGGCAGATCCCGCCGCCCTCGACGCAGCCGGTGCGCACGATCCTGTTCGTGGGCAACAGCTTCACGCAGGGCGCGCATTCCGGCGTGCGCAACTGGCACCCGGAGTACGTCACCGACCTCAATGGTGCAGGCTATGGCGGCGTCCCGTCGCTCTTTGCCACCCTGGCGAGACAGAAGGGCCTCAACTACGCCGTCAGCCTCGAGACGCAGGGGGGCAAGACGCTGGGGTTCCACTATTCGCAGAGGCGCCAGCTCTTCGATCGGGCGTGGGACGTCGTTGTCCTTCAGGAGCTGAGCACGCTCAATCGCGAGCAGCCCGGCGACCCGACCAACTACGTTCGCGACGTCGGTAGGCTGACGGAGCTGTTCAGGTCGCGCAATCCCGGCGTCCAGGTCCATCTCATGTCGACGTGGACGCGGGCCGACGAGACGTATCTGTCCAAGGGACACTGGTACGGAAAGCCGGTGACCGCGATGGCTGCCGACCTGCGCGCCGCATCGGAAACCGCCAAGGCGCGGACGCCGGGGGTCACGGGCGTCCTACCGGTCGGGGAAGCGTGGAGCCGAGCGATGACAACCGGCGTGGCGGATCCGAACCCGTACGACGGCCGCGCCTTCGGGCAGATGGATCTATGGACGTACGACCACTACCACGCGAGCGTTCACGGCTACTATCTGGAGGCACTGGTGGTCTTCGGGCGCATTACCGGCATCGATCCGACGTCTTTTGGCAAGGACGAAGCCGCCGCGGACAGCATCGGCATCTCGCCTGAAGAAGCAGTGCAGCTTCAGAAAGTTGCCTCCGATCAATTAGCAAGGGAACCAGTCTAG
- a CDS encoding ATP-binding protein — protein MRIARPASLMLALGCLAATATAVGSRWSHTRADTVADRAAASLARTHLGLLTSELQKFRLLPLVLAEYPDVSAALRNDDRNAAGRLDRTLELLADRTDAAAIYAIAADGRSVSASNWRLPTTFVGQDYGFRPYFRNAMRHGGAELFALGTVSGRPGLYLARRIDDGSRALGVIVVKVEFDRLEAIWARAPGSTIVTDQRGVILITSVPQWRFRPTRRLDENALEDVRRTRQYRLTSSSSAPVTIDGRNATLVTGTDPPEFRVAAIGAPLAEGRLIHFAPLAPALAAARSVALIWAMVALIIAGIVGGLAIRMAERRRFAKEARERLEEEVVRRTAELRDANARLIVESKEREEADRRYRSAREELAQANRLGSLGQITAGVAHEINQPLATIRMFAESGTKLLDRNASDAARENLQSIVGLTERIGTITGELRAFARRRTPVSGTTSLGAVVDGTLLLVGERARGIVDARLTGEQRGWHVAADRIRLEQVLVNLVQNALDAVAAEADPIIVIEVEDAGSNRVRLSVADNGSGIDPALDDTLFTPFASAKPDGLGLGLAIARDIVRELGGDLVLVPGRARGAAFTLTLGRA, from the coding sequence ATGAGAATCGCCCGTCCGGCGTCGCTCATGCTCGCTCTGGGATGCCTCGCGGCCACCGCGACGGCGGTCGGCAGCCGATGGTCGCATACCCGTGCGGACACGGTCGCGGACCGCGCGGCTGCGTCGCTCGCGCGGACGCATCTCGGCCTTCTCACCAGCGAGCTGCAGAAGTTCAGGCTGCTGCCGCTCGTGCTTGCCGAGTACCCGGACGTCTCGGCGGCCTTGCGAAACGACGATCGAAACGCGGCCGGCCGGCTTGATCGGACCCTGGAGCTTCTCGCCGACCGGACGGACGCCGCCGCGATCTACGCCATCGCAGCGGACGGCCGTTCGGTCTCTGCGAGCAACTGGCGCCTTCCAACCACCTTCGTCGGCCAGGACTACGGCTTCCGTCCCTACTTCCGCAACGCGATGAGGCACGGCGGTGCCGAGCTGTTCGCTCTCGGCACCGTTAGTGGGCGACCGGGGCTCTATCTGGCCCGGCGCATCGACGACGGCTCGCGCGCTCTCGGCGTGATCGTGGTCAAGGTCGAGTTCGACCGGCTCGAGGCGATATGGGCCCGCGCACCTGGCTCGACGATCGTGACCGACCAGCGGGGGGTTATACTCATCACCAGCGTACCGCAGTGGCGGTTCAGGCCTACGCGACGTCTCGACGAGAATGCCTTGGAGGACGTGCGCCGCACGCGCCAGTACCGCCTCACCAGCTCATCGAGCGCGCCGGTGACCATCGACGGGCGCAACGCCACGCTCGTGACGGGTACGGATCCGCCCGAGTTCCGGGTCGCTGCAATCGGCGCGCCGCTCGCGGAGGGTCGGCTGATCCACTTCGCACCGCTGGCTCCAGCACTCGCCGCGGCCCGGTCGGTCGCCCTCATCTGGGCGATGGTCGCACTCATCATCGCGGGCATCGTGGGCGGTTTGGCAATCCGGATGGCGGAACGGCGCCGCTTCGCCAAGGAGGCGAGGGAGCGGCTGGAGGAGGAGGTCGTGCGGCGCACCGCCGAGCTGCGCGATGCGAATGCGCGCCTGATCGTGGAATCGAAGGAGCGTGAGGAGGCGGACCGGAGATACCGTTCGGCTCGGGAGGAACTGGCGCAGGCGAACCGTCTCGGCTCATTGGGACAGATCACCGCCGGCGTCGCACATGAGATCAACCAGCCGCTCGCGACGATACGCATGTTCGCGGAGAGCGGAACCAAGCTGCTCGACCGCAATGCGTCGGATGCCGCGAGGGAGAACCTGCAGTCGATCGTCGGACTGACGGAGAGGATCGGGACGATCACGGGAGAGCTGCGCGCCTTCGCGCGGCGCCGCACTCCGGTCAGCGGGACAACCTCACTCGGTGCCGTCGTCGACGGCACGCTGCTCCTCGTCGGCGAACGCGCACGGGGCATCGTCGATGCAAGGCTCACAGGCGAGCAGCGTGGATGGCATGTGGCCGCCGACCGCATCCGTCTCGAACAGGTGCTCGTGAACCTCGTCCAGAATGCGCTTGATGCCGTGGCGGCCGAGGCCGATCCCATCATCGTCATCGAGGTGGAGGATGCCGGATCGAACCGCGTCCGCCTCAGCGTGGCCGACAATGGATCCGGCATCGATCCCGCCCTCGACGACACTCTCTTTACGCCGTTCGCCTCCGCCAAGCCGGACGGTCTCGGACTTGGACTGGCGATTGCGAGGGACATCGTCCGCGAACTCGGTGGCGACCTCGTGCTCGTTCCAGGGCGAGCCAGAGGCGCCGCGTTCACCCTGACATTGGGAAGAGCATGA
- a CDS encoding LysR substrate-binding domain-containing protein, whose amino-acid sequence MRTDLNDLAYFAEVVSHGGFAAAGRALHEPKSKLSRRVAGLEERLGLRLIERSSRRFRVTETGQAFYERCRAMLAEAEQAEALVMQAQAEPHGRIRFSCPTGMIEPVSGIVAMFLARYPKVRLQLVATDRAVDLIEERIDLALRVRSSLNSDAALTMRSLGTSTRILVASPQIASQVTELEKMNTLPLLATNDEADEVEWHLETEDGRRHTLRAIPRLGCADLTAVRRAAVFGLGVAILPDRVCRNAIADGSLVHVLPEWRGLQGVVHLVFTTRRGLAPAVRALIDHLATHFPRHALASR is encoded by the coding sequence ATGCGAACAGACCTGAATGATCTGGCATACTTCGCCGAAGTGGTATCGCACGGCGGGTTTGCGGCAGCGGGGCGCGCCTTGCACGAGCCCAAGTCCAAGCTCAGCCGTCGCGTCGCGGGCTTGGAGGAACGGCTCGGCCTGCGACTGATCGAACGGTCGAGTCGTCGCTTCCGCGTCACCGAAACTGGCCAAGCCTTCTACGAACGCTGCCGTGCGATGCTGGCGGAGGCCGAACAGGCTGAGGCTCTTGTTATGCAGGCGCAAGCCGAGCCGCACGGCCGCATCCGGTTCAGCTGTCCGACCGGCATGATCGAGCCAGTCTCTGGGATTGTTGCCATGTTCCTCGCCAGATATCCCAAGGTTCGTCTTCAGCTCGTCGCTACCGACCGCGCCGTCGATCTTATCGAGGAGCGGATCGATCTGGCGCTGCGCGTCCGGTCATCGCTGAACAGCGATGCCGCACTCACGATGCGTTCGCTTGGCACCTCTACGCGCATACTGGTGGCGAGCCCGCAGATCGCCAGCCAAGTGACGGAGTTGGAAAAGATGAACACCCTGCCGTTGCTGGCCACCAACGACGAGGCGGATGAGGTAGAGTGGCATCTGGAGACAGAAGATGGCCGCCGCCATACGCTGCGGGCTATTCCCCGCCTCGGCTGCGCTGATCTGACGGCCGTGCGGCGAGCAGCTGTTTTCGGTTTGGGTGTTGCGATTTTGCCCGATCGGGTGTGCCGCAACGCGATCGCGGACGGTAGCTTAGTGCACGTTCTTCCGGAGTGGCGCGGTCTGCAAGGGGTCGTCCACCTAGTCTTTACGACCCGGCGTGGATTGGCTCCTGCGGTGCGAGCTCTGATCGATCACCTAGCAACGCACTTTCCGCGCCATGCTCTTGCAAGTCGGTGA
- a CDS encoding TonB-dependent receptor — protein MIKGCTRHVLRAGTAAMAIIVATSAHAQQSSPSPAQATPAAPQQQPLADAVPGMENATPQDDTTSGTAERAPQADADIVVVGSQIKGASATAALPVSVIDSAQIDATGAVSGDELFRSIPQAGDVTFNEANNAQTSNAARGDVNSINLRNLGVGNTLVLLNGRRLVQHPTSQAGDGNVPVLGYNANSLPVAGIERLEILRDGAAAIYGTDAVAGVVNTVTKTNFDGASLDYRFGFAEGTNRKELQLTGTAGHDFAEGRGNVSVFLDYTRRTAQRSSDQPYTATDNLLSYFADNPAFSSSLSPDGRATQSPWANLAVVGGPGTIRRGTTALTSSAGAFHTQSASNPGCVVTINQDVCYGTGTRATATTLRNERYDTRTGTTVTPSFNRYNTFLTGHYDVSDRLTLYTELGYYRAETQRLQPATINLNSIVIPSTNYWSPFGPTRFADGSLNPNRIPGLTNVPAAGLPVRLSTYRFVDAGLQRVDVTNTQARFLGGVKGKIGSFDFDSAILYSVAEATDTSDAINMTALQRSLALSTPDAYNPFSGGCSVTPSIGDCSPASQSTIDAIRFRLKRKDRTTLTLGDFKLSNANLIALPAGGLGIALGVEARHESQEDIRDPNLNGSITFTDAVAGERNLSNVAAVSPTPSTKGSRDVFSAFGELAVPVVSPEMGIPLIRRIDVQLAGRYEHYSDFGSVAKPKIAAAWDLVDGLRLRGSYSKGFRAPNLEQVNTVQYSRLGSNTDYYRCEADLRAGRIATYSACARGISYSIFVSGNRDLKPENSTNYTLGTVLEPKFLPRKYGKLTLTADFWSIKQVGIVGQFGPQNALVLDYLLRLQGSSNPNVVRAAATADDTPLFTGTGLAPVGAVTQINDQFTNLLPQTVQGVDLALIYNVRTAIGKFDLNINGARLTKFSRETPPGVQALFDARAAGQINAATPLTDATNLIKDRGRPKWRVTGSLTWSLSQVQVGAFANYIGDVNDTNFLDTNGNPFVVKGTTTFNLYAQYRVKGGAMDDTRFRIGARNIFDKQPPITADGYLGSLYVPYGRYWYLSVGKRF, from the coding sequence ATGATCAAGGGATGCACCAGGCACGTCCTGCGCGCCGGCACCGCTGCAATGGCGATCATCGTCGCGACGTCCGCGCACGCGCAGCAGTCTTCGCCGTCGCCGGCGCAGGCCACTCCGGCCGCACCGCAGCAGCAGCCGCTCGCCGATGCGGTGCCGGGAATGGAGAACGCGACGCCGCAGGATGACACGACGTCGGGCACCGCCGAACGGGCGCCGCAGGCCGATGCCGACATCGTCGTCGTCGGTTCTCAGATCAAGGGTGCGAGCGCTACCGCCGCCCTCCCCGTGTCGGTGATCGACTCCGCGCAGATCGACGCCACCGGGGCGGTTTCCGGCGACGAACTCTTCCGAAGCATTCCACAGGCTGGAGACGTCACCTTCAACGAGGCGAACAACGCGCAGACCAGCAACGCGGCCCGCGGTGACGTGAACTCCATCAACCTGCGCAATCTCGGCGTCGGCAACACCCTCGTTCTCCTGAACGGTCGCCGACTGGTGCAGCATCCGACGAGCCAGGCGGGCGACGGCAACGTTCCCGTCCTTGGATACAATGCCAACTCGCTGCCCGTTGCCGGTATCGAGCGCCTGGAGATCCTGCGCGATGGTGCAGCGGCCATCTACGGCACGGACGCTGTCGCAGGCGTGGTCAACACCGTCACCAAGACGAACTTCGACGGCGCCTCGCTGGATTACCGCTTCGGGTTCGCCGAAGGTACGAACCGCAAGGAGCTGCAGCTGACCGGCACCGCCGGCCATGACTTCGCGGAGGGCCGCGGCAACGTGTCCGTCTTCCTAGACTACACGCGTCGCACTGCGCAGCGCTCGTCCGATCAGCCGTATACCGCAACGGACAATCTGCTGTCGTACTTCGCCGACAATCCGGCGTTCTCCAGCAGCCTCTCGCCCGACGGGCGCGCGACCCAGTCTCCTTGGGCGAACTTGGCGGTGGTGGGTGGTCCAGGCACGATCCGACGCGGGACCACCGCGCTCACCTCGTCGGCCGGTGCCTTCCATACGCAGTCGGCTTCCAATCCAGGCTGCGTCGTCACGATCAATCAGGATGTTTGCTACGGAACAGGCACGCGGGCGACCGCGACGACGCTGCGCAACGAGCGCTATGACACGCGTACGGGTACGACCGTCACGCCGTCTTTCAACCGGTACAACACCTTCCTGACCGGCCATTATGACGTTTCCGATCGCCTGACCCTGTATACCGAACTCGGCTACTACCGCGCCGAGACCCAACGGCTGCAGCCCGCCACGATCAACCTCAACTCCATCGTCATCCCGTCCACGAACTACTGGAGCCCGTTCGGGCCGACGCGCTTCGCGGATGGATCGCTTAACCCGAACCGTATCCCCGGCCTCACCAACGTGCCCGCAGCCGGTCTGCCCGTTCGACTATCGACCTACCGCTTCGTCGACGCCGGACTGCAGAGAGTTGACGTCACCAACACGCAGGCGAGGTTCCTCGGCGGCGTGAAGGGCAAGATCGGCAGCTTCGACTTCGACTCCGCCATCCTGTATTCGGTGGCGGAGGCGACGGACACGTCCGATGCGATCAACATGACGGCGCTGCAGCGCAGTCTCGCACTCTCCACTCCGGACGCCTACAATCCCTTTTCGGGCGGATGCTCGGTGACGCCGTCGATCGGCGACTGTTCACCGGCAAGCCAATCCACCATCGATGCTATCCGCTTCCGACTGAAGCGGAAGGACCGCACGACGCTAACGCTCGGCGACTTTAAACTCAGCAACGCCAACCTCATCGCGCTTCCGGCAGGTGGTCTCGGAATAGCTCTGGGCGTCGAGGCTCGTCATGAGTCGCAGGAGGATATCCGCGATCCCAATCTAAACGGCAGCATCACGTTCACCGATGCGGTCGCCGGTGAAAGGAACCTTTCCAACGTCGCAGCAGTCAGCCCAACGCCCAGCACCAAGGGCAGTCGCGACGTGTTCTCTGCGTTCGGGGAGCTTGCCGTCCCCGTCGTGTCGCCGGAGATGGGCATTCCGCTTATCCGACGCATCGATGTGCAGCTGGCCGGCAGGTACGAGCATTACAGCGACTTCGGATCGGTGGCGAAGCCGAAGATCGCGGCCGCATGGGATTTGGTGGACGGTCTCAGGCTGCGAGGCAGCTACTCCAAAGGCTTCCGCGCACCCAACCTGGAGCAGGTCAACACCGTCCAGTATTCCCGTCTCGGCTCGAACACCGACTACTACCGGTGCGAGGCCGATCTGCGCGCCGGTCGCATCGCGACGTACTCGGCTTGCGCGAGAGGGATCAGCTACTCGATCTTCGTCAGCGGTAATCGTGACCTGAAGCCGGAGAACAGCACCAACTACACGTTGGGTACGGTGCTCGAACCCAAGTTCCTTCCGCGCAAGTACGGCAAGCTGACGCTCACCGCCGACTTCTGGTCGATCAAGCAGGTCGGCATCGTCGGCCAGTTCGGGCCACAGAACGCGCTGGTGCTGGACTATCTCCTGCGCCTTCAGGGTTCGAGCAACCCCAACGTTGTGCGTGCAGCTGCGACGGCCGACGACACCCCGCTGTTCACCGGAACGGGCCTTGCCCCGGTGGGCGCTGTCACTCAGATCAACGACCAATTCACGAACCTGCTGCCCCAGACGGTTCAGGGCGTCGATCTTGCTCTCATCTACAACGTGCGTACGGCTATCGGTAAGTTCGACCTCAACATCAACGGCGCGCGCCTCACCAAGTTCAGCCGCGAGACGCCTCCGGGCGTACAGGCGCTGTTCGACGCGCGTGCGGCCGGTCAGATCAACGCTGCGACGCCGCTCACCGACGCGACCAACCTGATCAAGGACCGCGGACGGCCGAAATGGCGCGTCACCGGATCACTGACGTGGTCGCTGTCGCAGGTGCAGGTCGGCGCGTTCGCCAACTACATCGGCGACGTGAATGACACCAACTTCCTCGATACCAACGGCAATCCGTTCGTGGTCAAGGGAACGACGACCTTCAACCTCTATGCGCAGTACCGGGTGAAGGGTGGTGCCATGGACGACACCCGCTTCCGGATCGGCGCAAGGAACATCTTCGACAAGCAGCCGCCGATCACCGCCGATGGATATCTCGGGTCGCTCTACGTTCCATACGGGCGCTATTGGTATCTGAGCGTCGGCAAGCGCTTCTGA
- a CDS encoding dicarboxylate/amino acid:cation symporter, whose protein sequence is MKVATQNPGIHASRGGAPRRWYQHLYAQVLLAIVLGAVVGHFWPATGEALKPLGDGFIKLVKMVIAPVIFLTLVSGIAGLRELRTVGRVAAKAFGYFLFFSTLALIIGLVVGNVVQPGAGMNVDPATLDAGAVADYASKAHETTITGFLMAVIPDTLVSALTAGSILQTLFVAILFGVALSLVGEPAEPILDVIERLNLVVFRIVGLLMRAAPVGAFGAIAFTVGKYGAGSLVNLGGLVATFYLTSLIFVLGVLGVVARLHGFSVIRLIVYLKAELLLVLGTSSSEAALPNLIGKLEAAGCERGVVGLVVPTGYSFNLDGTNIYMTLAALFIAQACGVDLSIGDQLLLVGVAMLSSKGAAGVTGAGFITLAATLSIVPSVPVAGMALILGVDRFMSECRSLTNFVGNAVAAIVVARWEGKLDLPLLNATLNERGPVAMAAGSAPITTVQGE, encoded by the coding sequence ATGAAGGTCGCAACCCAGAATCCGGGTATCCATGCGAGCCGCGGCGGTGCGCCGAGGCGATGGTATCAGCATCTCTACGCGCAGGTTCTGCTCGCCATCGTTCTGGGGGCGGTTGTCGGACATTTCTGGCCTGCGACCGGCGAAGCGCTGAAGCCGCTCGGCGACGGTTTCATTAAGCTGGTCAAGATGGTCATCGCACCGGTCATCTTCCTCACCCTGGTGAGTGGGATCGCGGGGCTTCGTGAGCTCCGCACGGTCGGGCGGGTCGCTGCCAAGGCGTTCGGTTACTTCCTGTTCTTCTCCACGCTGGCGCTCATCATCGGTCTCGTCGTCGGAAACGTGGTGCAGCCGGGCGCGGGCATGAACGTCGATCCTGCGACGCTCGATGCGGGCGCGGTCGCCGACTATGCGAGCAAGGCGCACGAGACGACGATAACCGGCTTCCTCATGGCCGTCATTCCTGACACGCTCGTGTCGGCCCTGACTGCCGGATCCATCCTTCAGACGTTGTTCGTCGCGATCCTGTTCGGCGTGGCCCTGAGCCTCGTCGGGGAGCCGGCCGAGCCGATCCTCGACGTCATCGAGCGGCTCAACCTGGTGGTGTTCAGGATTGTGGGCCTGCTCATGCGGGCCGCACCAGTCGGCGCGTTCGGGGCGATCGCCTTCACCGTCGGCAAGTATGGAGCGGGAAGCCTGGTCAACCTCGGGGGGCTGGTAGCCACCTTCTACCTGACGTCGTTGATCTTCGTTCTCGGCGTTCTCGGCGTGGTGGCGCGCCTCCATGGCTTCTCGGTCATCCGCCTCATCGTCTATCTCAAGGCCGAACTGCTTCTCGTGCTGGGAACCTCCTCGTCGGAGGCAGCGCTGCCGAACCTGATCGGCAAGCTCGAGGCGGCCGGCTGCGAACGCGGCGTCGTCGGATTGGTGGTGCCGACCGGCTATTCGTTCAATCTGGACGGCACCAACATCTACATGACGCTGGCGGCGCTGTTCATAGCGCAGGCATGCGGCGTTGACCTGTCGATCGGCGATCAGCTGCTGCTGGTCGGGGTGGCCATGCTTTCGTCGAAGGGGGCTGCCGGCGTGACCGGAGCCGGTTTCATCACGCTCGCCGCCACATTGTCCATCGTTCCCTCGGTTCCAGTCGCCGGGATGGCGCTGATCCTGGGTGTGGACCGCTTCATGAGCGAATGCCGCAGCCTCACCAACTTCGTGGGCAACGCGGTCGCGGCGATCGTCGTGGCACGCTGGGAGGGCAAGCTCGACCTCCCGCTGCTCAACGCAACCCTCAACGAGCGGGGACCGGTGGCCATGGCTGCCGGATCCGCGCCGATAACCACAGTACAGGGAGAGTGA
- a CDS encoding SDR family oxidoreductase yields MTDRFNNKVVVVTGGTSGIGLAAAKAFSGEGARVFVTGRRQDVLDAAVKQIGGRVTGVQGDMTKLVDIDRLYDAVQQQHAQIDVIFANAGGGTMLPLGQITEEQFDTTFDTNVKGVLFTVQKALPLLKDGASIVLTGSTAGASGTPAFSVYGASKAAVRNFARNWILDLKDRRIRVNVVSPGPTETAGLNEVFGNGDQAQGIKDFLATQIPAGRVGQPDEIARAVLFLASDDASFVNGIELFVDGGHTQI; encoded by the coding sequence ATGACGGACCGGTTCAACAACAAGGTGGTGGTAGTCACTGGCGGGACGAGCGGCATCGGGCTGGCGGCTGCCAAAGCCTTCTCTGGCGAAGGTGCTCGCGTGTTCGTCACCGGCCGCCGCCAAGACGTGCTCGATGCCGCGGTGAAGCAGATCGGCGGGCGTGTCACTGGGGTGCAGGGGGACATGACGAAACTCGTCGACATTGACCGCCTCTACGACGCGGTTCAGCAGCAGCATGCTCAAATTGATGTGATCTTCGCCAACGCAGGGGGTGGGACCATGCTCCCGCTCGGCCAGATCACTGAAGAGCAGTTCGACACAACTTTCGACACCAACGTAAAGGGCGTACTCTTTACGGTTCAAAAGGCATTGCCACTGCTGAAAGACGGCGCGTCGATCGTCCTAACGGGTTCGACCGCTGGCGCATCTGGCACTCCGGCCTTTAGCGTATACGGGGCGAGCAAGGCCGCCGTGCGCAACTTCGCTCGCAACTGGATTCTCGATCTTAAGGATCGTCGTATCCGCGTGAACGTGGTCAGCCCTGGGCCGACCGAAACTGCCGGCTTGAACGAAGTTTTCGGCAACGGCGATCAAGCGCAAGGCATCAAGGATTTTTTGGCCACGCAGATACCAGCTGGTCGTGTCGGTCAGCCAGACGAGATCGCCAGGGCGGTGCTGTTCCTCGCATCGGATGACGCCAGCTTCGTTAATGGCATCGAACTTTTCGTTGACGGTGGTCACACACAAATCTGA